One part of the Microvirga sp. TS319 genome encodes these proteins:
- a CDS encoding glycoside hydrolase family 3 C-terminal domain-containing protein, producing MDRLKRRAGAMSLTIFLSLAAAPTRPQADPSLEHRPWQGPEVSPDLRAESIVRQMTEDEKFSWLSQLLPVPSLPSASSQPGAAAYYQPIPRLNIPARIENDAGLGVTNRGDTRPGDDATALPSSLLLGATFDPALAREAGVVVGSEARARGFNVQLAGGADLIREPRGGRSFEYVSEDPLLTGLIAGQSVAGIQSQHLVSTVKHFAVNAQENGRVMASSDLREEALREADLLAFEIAIEVGQPGSVMTGYNLVNGEYASESDFLINRVLKRDWGYAGWVMSDWGSTHSTEKAVLSGLDVQSGAMLDPAPYFGRPLQDAVAAGRVPRARIDDMVRRILRSLFATGVIDAAQKPASNAVDPPAHRLVARKVAESGIVLLKNAGDLLPLSPDARHILVIGAHADMGVISGGGSSSVTPPGSLRLPGSNLMGFGTEKVYHPSSPLSAIRSEASGVVSYVDGTDVAAAAQRAHDADVVIVFAEEWRTEALDAAGLALPGHQNELIEAIATVNPRTIVVLETGGPVTMPWLDKVPAVLEAWYPGSAGGEAIASTLFGKVNPAGRLPLTFPMDEGQLPRPTQSDPALMASSPGRPIKGGIVRIPYDVEGSDVGYRWFARQGLNPLFHFGFGLSYTRFALSDLSVERREGALLASLTVTNVGKQPGTDTPQIYVSLPGPAGFVPRLAAFGRVRLEPGESRRVTLPIESRLLARYDVARGLFHIAAADYVFDAGEDAGEAILRMSLHLDAADAGK from the coding sequence ATGGACCGCTTGAAACGCAGAGCCGGCGCGATGAGCCTGACGATCTTTCTCTCGCTTGCGGCCGCGCCGACACGACCCCAGGCAGATCCCTCACTAGAGCATCGCCCATGGCAAGGCCCTGAGGTTTCGCCTGATCTGAGGGCCGAGAGCATCGTCCGCCAAATGACGGAGGACGAAAAGTTCTCTTGGCTTTCGCAACTTCTGCCGGTGCCCAGCCTTCCGTCGGCCTCGTCCCAGCCCGGTGCGGCAGCCTATTACCAACCCATTCCTCGCCTGAACATTCCCGCACGCATCGAGAACGATGCAGGCCTTGGGGTCACCAACCGCGGTGATACGCGCCCGGGTGACGACGCAACGGCGCTTCCATCCTCGCTCCTGCTCGGTGCCACATTCGATCCCGCCCTTGCCCGTGAGGCAGGCGTGGTTGTCGGCAGCGAGGCCCGCGCGCGAGGCTTCAATGTGCAACTGGCGGGTGGCGCCGACCTCATCCGGGAACCACGCGGCGGACGCAGCTTCGAATATGTATCCGAAGATCCATTGCTCACCGGCTTGATCGCCGGCCAATCGGTTGCCGGCATCCAGTCCCAGCACCTTGTTTCGACCGTCAAGCATTTCGCCGTCAATGCCCAGGAGAATGGGCGGGTGATGGCAAGCTCCGACCTTAGGGAGGAGGCATTGCGTGAAGCCGATCTGCTCGCGTTCGAGATCGCCATCGAGGTCGGGCAGCCCGGCTCCGTGATGACGGGCTATAACCTGGTCAACGGCGAATACGCGTCTGAGAGCGACTTCCTGATCAACCGCGTCCTCAAACGGGACTGGGGTTATGCCGGCTGGGTCATGTCCGACTGGGGCAGCACCCATTCGACCGAAAAGGCCGTGCTCTCGGGGCTTGACGTGCAGTCCGGCGCCATGCTGGACCCGGCACCCTATTTCGGGCGGCCGTTGCAGGATGCGGTGGCTGCGGGACGGGTGCCGCGAGCGCGCATCGACGACATGGTGCGCCGGATCCTGCGCAGCCTGTTCGCGACCGGCGTGATCGATGCAGCGCAGAAGCCAGCATCCAACGCAGTTGACCCTCCCGCACATCGCCTCGTAGCCCGCAAGGTGGCCGAGAGCGGCATTGTCCTTCTCAAGAATGCAGGCGACCTGCTGCCGCTGTCACCCGATGCCCGGCATATCCTGGTCATTGGTGCACATGCGGATATGGGGGTGATCTCCGGTGGTGGCTCCTCATCCGTCACGCCGCCCGGCAGCCTCCGCCTGCCTGGTTCCAATCTCATGGGATTTGGTACCGAGAAGGTCTATCATCCGTCCTCGCCTCTCTCGGCGATCCGCTCAGAGGCTTCCGGGGTGGTCTCCTATGTGGACGGCACGGATGTGGCGGCGGCCGCCCAAAGAGCACACGATGCGGATGTCGTCATCGTGTTTGCGGAGGAATGGCGAACGGAAGCCCTCGACGCGGCGGGCCTTGCCCTGCCGGGCCATCAGAATGAGCTGATTGAGGCCATTGCCACCGTCAACCCCAGAACAATCGTGGTGCTGGAAACCGGCGGGCCGGTCACGATGCCGTGGCTCGACAAAGTGCCGGCGGTTCTGGAAGCCTGGTATCCCGGCTCGGCTGGTGGCGAGGCCATCGCCTCGACCCTGTTCGGAAAGGTCAATCCAGCCGGACGGCTCCCTCTCACCTTCCCGATGGATGAAGGGCAACTGCCACGTCCGACGCAAAGCGATCCCGCGCTCATGGCGTCGAGCCCGGGCAGGCCCATCAAGGGCGGCATTGTCCGTATCCCCTATGATGTGGAAGGCTCGGATGTCGGCTATCGCTGGTTCGCCCGCCAGGGCCTGAACCCGCTCTTCCACTTTGGCTTTGGCCTCTCCTACACCCGGTTCGCTCTCTCCGATCTCTCCGTGGAGCGGAGAGAGGGCGCCCTTTTGGCGTCCCTGACGGTCACCAATGTCGGCAAGCAGCCCGGTACGGACACACCGCAGATCTATGTGTCCCTGCCGGGTCCTGCCGGGTTCGTGCCACGGCTTGCAGCCTTCGGACGTGTCCGTCTGGAACCTGGCGAAAGCCGCCGTGTCACCCTCCCGATCGAGTCCCGACTGCTCGCCCGCTATGACGTCGCTCGCGGGTTGTTTCATATCGCAGCCGCCGATTACGTGTTCGATGCGGGTGAGGACGCGGGGGAGGCCATTCTCCGGATGAGTTTGCACCTCGATGCAGCCGACGCAGGCAAGTGA
- a CDS encoding L,D-transpeptidase produces the protein MDGGNTAAGETDEAALSERRAGLLSRRSFLVGSAVGVGTLGLTGCVTSDGMSFAEATKVYGPVPDEKFPIPAVDISKVDPKYYRRTVRYDTKEAPGTIIVDPGNYYVYRVEDDGTATRYGANVGRDGFRWSGDAYVGRKAEWATWTPPKEMIRRQPEAAKYAGGMPGGLDNPLGARTLYLYQNGAYTLYTIYASSVPESIGTGITSGCVGLLSQDMMHLYSRTPVKTKVVVLPA, from the coding sequence ATGGATGGTGGGAATACCGCTGCTGGAGAGACAGACGAAGCCGCTTTGTCCGAGCGTCGGGCGGGCCTTCTCAGCCGCCGGTCGTTTCTGGTCGGCTCGGCCGTCGGTGTCGGCACGCTAGGGCTGACCGGTTGCGTGACATCCGACGGCATGAGCTTCGCCGAGGCGACGAAGGTCTACGGGCCGGTGCCTGATGAGAAATTCCCGATCCCGGCTGTCGATATCAGCAAGGTCGATCCGAAATATTATCGCCGGACGGTTCGCTACGACACCAAAGAGGCGCCCGGCACGATTATCGTCGATCCTGGCAATTACTACGTCTACCGCGTCGAGGACGACGGAACCGCCACCCGCTATGGTGCCAATGTCGGCCGCGACGGCTTCCGATGGAGCGGTGACGCCTATGTCGGGCGCAAGGCCGAATGGGCGACCTGGACCCCTCCCAAAGAGATGATTCGTCGCCAGCCCGAGGCGGCCAAATACGCCGGCGGCATGCCGGGTGGCCTCGACAATCCGCTCGGAGCCCGCACGCTTTATCTCTATCAGAACGGCGCTTACACGCTCTACACGATCTACGCCAGCAGCGTCCCTGAATCGATCGGCACAGGCATCACAAGCGGCTGCGTCGGCCTCCTCAGTCAGGACATGATGCACCTCTATTCGCGAACGCCGGTCAAGACGAAGGTGGTCGTGCTGCCGGCATAG
- a CDS encoding Zn-dependent hydrolase, giving the protein MSDQAQVNGERLLKRLDDFAAIGATPAGGVNRQALSVEDREARRLLAELALARGFQVFQDPIANLFIRRGGRGDGPPFLIGSHLDSQPTGGRFDGALGTLAAFEVLESLEDAGIETEMPLEVVAWTNEEGSRFSPGCMGSMAFSLKAIPAEWNDLRGSTGGIFSDELHATLEALPEARMRPMGFPITGYLELHIEQGPSLERENIPVGIVYGIQGTRWLEITIIGQASHAGTTALSFRRDPMTAAATALKTLFDTVMPQDELARFTVGRFAVEPGSVNAIPASVTFTVDLRHPDAGSLDMLEALIVKTCANAADSAGCDARSRRFFEMSPASFPDALLACLDRAAKEQTLATKRMLSGAFHDALFVSHVAPAAMIFVPCRDGLSHNEAEYVEPAHSIAGARMLMASTLQAVSSLGPE; this is encoded by the coding sequence ATGTCCGATCAAGCACAGGTTAACGGCGAGAGGCTGCTGAAGCGCCTTGATGATTTCGCCGCCATCGGTGCCACCCCCGCGGGCGGCGTCAACCGGCAGGCTTTGTCGGTGGAAGACCGCGAGGCGCGGCGCCTTCTGGCGGAACTCGCCTTGGCGCGAGGCTTTCAGGTATTCCAGGACCCGATAGCCAATCTCTTCATCCGGCGGGGCGGGCGGGGCGATGGGCCGCCGTTCCTGATCGGGAGCCATCTCGACAGCCAGCCCACGGGCGGACGCTTCGATGGTGCGCTCGGCACTCTCGCGGCCTTCGAGGTGCTCGAAAGCCTGGAGGATGCAGGGATCGAAACAGAGATGCCGCTGGAGGTCGTCGCCTGGACGAATGAGGAGGGGAGTCGTTTCTCTCCGGGCTGCATGGGCTCCATGGCGTTCTCCCTGAAGGCCATCCCGGCGGAATGGAATGATCTGCGGGGAAGTACCGGCGGGATCTTCTCCGACGAGCTGCACGCAACCCTCGAAGCGCTGCCGGAAGCACGGATGCGGCCGATGGGTTTTCCAATCACGGGCTATCTCGAACTGCACATCGAGCAGGGGCCATCCTTGGAGCGGGAGAACATCCCCGTCGGCATCGTCTATGGCATCCAGGGAACCCGCTGGCTCGAGATCACCATCATCGGGCAGGCCTCCCATGCGGGCACGACGGCGCTTTCCTTTCGCCGCGATCCGATGACCGCCGCCGCCACAGCCCTGAAGACGCTCTTCGACACCGTGATGCCGCAGGACGAGCTCGCGCGCTTCACGGTGGGGCGGTTCGCCGTCGAGCCGGGATCCGTGAACGCCATTCCGGCTTCCGTCACGTTCACGGTGGATCTACGGCATCCCGACGCCGGAAGCCTCGATATGTTGGAAGCTCTGATCGTGAAGACATGCGCGAATGCCGCAGATTCGGCTGGGTGCGACGCACGGAGCCGCCGCTTCTTCGAAATGTCTCCCGCCTCCTTTCCGGACGCGCTGCTTGCCTGTCTCGACCGGGCGGCTAAGGAACAGACGCTTGCGACCAAGCGCATGCTGTCGGGGGCTTTTCACGATGCATTGTTTGTGAGCCATGTCGCTCCCGCCGCCATGATCTTCGTGCCATGCCGCGACGGTCTCAGCCATAATGAGGCGGAGTATGTCGAGCCAGCTCACAGCATCGCTGGCGCGCGGATGCTGATGGCGTCGACTTTGCAGGCCGTCTCCTCTCTCGGGCCCGAATGA
- a CDS encoding TenA family protein: MTETLSQQILRENCAVFDAMIGHRFVGDIKHDRLPTDVFERYLVYESAFVDTAISIFAYAVAKAERIEHKRRLIAVLDALANRQIAYFERTFASRGVNPKSFDVSLPEVAAFRSGMLEIARDGTFLDIAAAMFAAEWMYWTWSKEAASCRIRDPLLKEWVDLHAHADFAAQALWLRDLLDQAGATLDAAERTKLSLIFGRAQSLEIAFHDAPYR; this comes from the coding sequence ATGACGGAAACCCTCTCGCAACAGATCCTGCGCGAAAACTGCGCGGTGTTCGACGCCATGATAGGACATCGCTTCGTCGGGGACATCAAGCATGACAGGCTTCCGACGGACGTCTTCGAACGCTATCTCGTCTATGAGAGCGCCTTCGTCGACACGGCGATCTCCATCTTCGCTTATGCGGTCGCCAAGGCCGAGCGGATCGAGCACAAGCGCCGGCTCATCGCGGTTCTCGACGCGCTCGCCAATCGGCAGATCGCCTATTTCGAAAGGACCTTCGCGTCGCGCGGCGTCAACCCCAAGAGCTTCGACGTGAGCCTGCCGGAGGTGGCGGCCTTCCGGTCAGGCATGCTTGAGATCGCCCGCGACGGCACGTTTCTCGATATCGCGGCCGCCATGTTCGCGGCGGAATGGATGTATTGGACCTGGTCGAAGGAAGCCGCCTCCTGCCGGATCAGGGATCCGCTTTTGAAGGAATGGGTCGATCTCCATGCTCACGCGGATTTTGCCGCTCAGGCCCTGTGGCTAAGGGATTTGCTCGACCAGGCAGGTGCGACGCTCGATGCGGCCGAGCGCACCAAGCTTAGCCTTATCTTCGGACGGGCTCAGAGCCTCGAGATTGCCTTTCACGACGCGCCCTATCGTTGA
- a CDS encoding ribokinase, translated as MDAYVIGNVAIDETLAVSAMPEPGASILGSPQSHDLGGKGANQAVVMARCGLRTHLVAGVGEDLRGDLVRQRLAAEPVIQHLVPLAGRSTDFSVILTTPDGENAIVTTTDCAQNLDVAQCVAALDKAQPGDLAVLQGNLTNAVTRGVLEAARSRRMVTAFNPSPLRPFFDDLWSLVDIGFLNEGETVALTDATGEQAARKLLAMGVKAVVLTFGRNGSMLATDDRLIRVPAVACPVIDTTGAGDTFMATALASAALRDTALDRAAIEHASKASALTVSRPGTQSAFPTIEELAAILDR; from the coding sequence ATGGACGCTTACGTCATCGGCAATGTCGCCATCGATGAAACCCTCGCGGTCAGCGCCATGCCCGAACCGGGCGCCTCCATTCTCGGCTCGCCGCAATCCCACGACCTCGGCGGCAAAGGCGCCAACCAAGCGGTCGTGATGGCTCGGTGCGGCTTACGCACGCATCTCGTGGCCGGTGTGGGCGAAGACCTGCGGGGCGACCTGGTTCGCCAACGGCTCGCGGCGGAACCCGTGATACAGCATCTTGTTCCGCTTGCGGGTCGGTCAACGGATTTCTCCGTCATTCTCACCACACCGGATGGCGAGAACGCCATCGTCACCACGACGGATTGCGCCCAGAACCTGGATGTCGCGCAATGCGTCGCCGCACTGGACAAGGCGCAGCCGGGCGATCTTGCCGTGCTGCAGGGCAACCTGACCAATGCCGTCACGCGCGGCGTTCTCGAAGCCGCCCGATCGCGCAGGATGGTGACGGCGTTCAACCCCTCCCCCTTGCGGCCCTTCTTCGACGATCTCTGGAGCCTCGTCGATATCGGCTTTCTCAACGAAGGAGAGACTGTCGCCCTCACGGATGCCACCGGCGAGCAGGCTGCGCGAAAGCTTCTCGCCATGGGCGTCAAAGCGGTTGTGCTCACCTTCGGTCGCAATGGTTCGATGCTTGCCACGGACGACCGTCTTATCCGCGTTCCGGCCGTTGCCTGCCCGGTTATCGACACCACGGGCGCGGGCGATACCTTCATGGCGACCGCGCTCGCATCGGCCGCGCTTCGTGACACGGCTCTCGACCGGGCCGCCATCGAGCATGCAAGCAAAGCAAGCGCTCTCACGGTCAGCCGCCCTGGCACTCAATCGGCCTTTCCGACGATCGAGGAGCTCGCTGCGATCCTCGATCGTTAG
- a CDS encoding glutamine amidotransferase: MTKKVLLVGESWVSSATHYKGFDQFGSVTFHLGAEPLVQALEGSDFALTYMPAHEAVEKFPYDMAGLDAYDALILSDIGSNSLLLPPDVWLHSRTVPNRLKLIKAWVEKGGGLLMVGGYLSFQGIDGKARWRRTPVEDTLPVRCLPYDDRVEIPEGAVASIARPDHPVLAGLEGEWPLLLGVNEVELRDRADVEVLARLPDDHGGHPLLVLGTHGQGRTAAWTSDIGPHWLSPAFCAWQGYGRLWKNLLGWLTEAR; encoded by the coding sequence ATGACTAAGAAAGTTCTGCTCGTCGGCGAAAGTTGGGTCAGCTCCGCCACTCACTATAAGGGCTTCGACCAGTTCGGCAGCGTCACCTTCCACCTCGGTGCGGAGCCGCTGGTGCAGGCCCTGGAAGGCAGCGATTTCGCACTGACCTACATGCCTGCCCACGAGGCGGTCGAAAAATTCCCCTACGACATGGCAGGGCTCGATGCCTATGATGCACTCATCCTGTCCGACATCGGCTCCAACTCCCTGTTATTGCCCCCGGACGTATGGCTTCATTCGCGCACGGTCCCTAACCGCCTGAAGCTGATCAAGGCCTGGGTGGAAAAGGGTGGCGGCTTGCTCATGGTGGGCGGCTACCTCTCGTTCCAGGGCATCGACGGCAAGGCTCGCTGGCGCCGAACGCCGGTGGAGGACACCTTGCCGGTCAGGTGCCTTCCTTATGACGACCGGGTCGAGATACCCGAAGGCGCCGTGGCGTCCATTGCCCGTCCCGATCATCCCGTCCTGGCTGGTCTCGAGGGCGAATGGCCGCTGCTGCTCGGCGTCAACGAGGTCGAACTGCGCGACCGTGCGGATGTGGAGGTGCTGGCGCGCCTGCCCGACGATCACGGTGGCCATCCGCTGCTGGTTCTTGGCACCCATGGGCAAGGACGCACGGCGGCCTGGACGTCGGATATCGGTCCCCACTGGCTGTCACCCGCCTTCTGCGCATGGCAAGGCTATGGCCGTCTCTGGAAGAACCTGCTCGGCTGGCTCACTGAGGCACGCTAG
- a CDS encoding phosphotriesterase — protein sequence MSQELSEAHVRSGKVMTVTGPVTIDQLGMTLMHEHILNDCRCWWHAPKTRERQYLAESFVCMEILGELRQDPFVNKHNITLDDEPLAIAELKSFAAEGGRTVVEPTCQGIGRDPRALRRISEAAGLNIVMGAGYYLGSSHPGKVAAMTAEEIADEIVREATQGADGSDVRIGLIGEIGVSSDFTEEEEKSLRGAAQAQVRTGLPLMVHLPGWFRLGHRVLDVVAEEGADLRHTVLCHMNPSHDDQRYQQELAARGAFIEYDMIGMDFFYADQQVQCPSDDEAARAIVKLVEAGYGDRILLSHDVFLKMMLTRYGGNGYAYIPRHFLPRLRRHGLNESILDQMMRDNPRRVFHAT from the coding sequence ATGAGCCAGGAACTCTCAGAGGCGCATGTACGGTCGGGCAAGGTGATGACCGTCACGGGACCCGTGACGATCGATCAGCTCGGCATGACGCTCATGCACGAGCACATCCTCAACGACTGCCGATGCTGGTGGCACGCGCCGAAGACGCGGGAGCGGCAATACCTCGCCGAGAGTTTCGTCTGCATGGAAATTCTCGGCGAGTTAAGGCAGGATCCTTTCGTCAACAAGCACAACATCACGCTCGACGACGAACCTCTCGCCATCGCCGAACTGAAGTCCTTCGCGGCCGAAGGCGGACGCACCGTCGTCGAACCGACATGCCAGGGCATCGGCCGTGATCCGCGCGCCCTGCGACGCATCTCCGAGGCGGCGGGTCTCAACATCGTGATGGGGGCCGGGTACTATCTCGGCTCGTCGCACCCTGGAAAAGTTGCAGCCATGACGGCCGAGGAGATCGCCGACGAAATCGTCCGGGAGGCGACGCAGGGAGCCGACGGCAGCGACGTCAGGATCGGTCTGATCGGTGAGATCGGCGTCTCGTCCGACTTTACGGAGGAAGAGGAGAAATCCCTAAGGGGCGCGGCCCAGGCGCAGGTGCGCACGGGCCTGCCACTCATGGTGCATCTGCCCGGCTGGTTCAGGCTTGGACACCGGGTCCTCGATGTCGTGGCCGAGGAGGGCGCGGATCTGCGGCATACGGTGTTATGCCACATGAATCCTTCCCATGACGATCAGCGGTATCAGCAGGAGCTGGCCGCGCGCGGTGCCTTCATCGAATACGACATGATCGGCATGGATTTCTTCTATGCCGATCAGCAGGTGCAATGCCCCAGCGATGACGAGGCGGCCCGCGCGATCGTGAAACTCGTGGAGGCAGGATACGGTGACCGAATTCTCCTGTCGCACGATGTCTTTTTGAAGATGATGCTGACCCGGTATGGCGGCAACGGTTATGCCTATATCCCGCGCCACTTCCTGCCGCGCCTGCGGCGGCATGGACTGAACGAGTCCATTCTCGATCAGATGATGCGGGACAATCCCCGCAGAGTGTTCCACGCGACTTGA